A single genomic interval of Alteromonas sp. CI.11.F.A3 harbors:
- the rodA gene encoding rod shape-determining protein RodA, whose protein sequence is MKKNTLNPNKTSFLQRIHIDGWLFLSLLVLMSVGLVTLYSASGQDTGQVERQITRLALSVAVMFGIAQIPPGAFRRLSTYAYIAGLLMLIAVLLFGDMGKGAQRWLDLKFIRFQPSELMKLAVPMMVAWYISQFTLPPRTMNIVVGFLMVAIPTVLIAKQPDLGTSLLIASSGIFAIFLAGMSWRLIGFVALLLGGFAPIMWFFLMAEYQKQRVLTFLNPESDPLGSGYHIIQSKIAIGSGGVDGKGWLQGTQSQLEFLPERHTDFIFSVFSEEFGLTGVIVLLVIYLCVILRGLIIASRAQDAYSKLLAGSITLTFFVYVFVNMGMVSGLLPVVGVPLPLVSYGGTSMVTLMAGFGMLMSIATQKRLMSR, encoded by the coding sequence ATGAAAAAGAACACGCTCAACCCAAATAAAACCAGTTTCTTACAGCGTATCCATATTGATGGCTGGCTGTTTTTAAGCCTGTTAGTGCTAATGTCAGTGGGGCTGGTAACGCTATATTCCGCCTCAGGACAAGACACCGGCCAAGTAGAACGCCAAATTACGCGCTTAGCACTGAGTGTGGCCGTTATGTTCGGTATTGCACAAATTCCCCCTGGCGCATTTCGCCGGCTGTCGACTTACGCTTATATTGCCGGGCTGCTAATGCTTATCGCGGTATTGTTATTTGGTGACATGGGTAAAGGCGCGCAGCGCTGGCTCGACTTAAAATTTATACGTTTTCAACCTTCAGAGTTAATGAAGCTTGCCGTGCCTATGATGGTTGCATGGTATATTAGCCAGTTTACCTTGCCCCCTCGCACCATGAATATTGTGGTGGGCTTTTTAATGGTGGCTATTCCAACGGTGCTTATTGCCAAACAGCCCGATTTAGGGACATCGCTGCTTATCGCTAGCTCGGGGATTTTCGCTATTTTCCTTGCCGGTATGAGTTGGCGGCTTATCGGTTTTGTTGCTCTGTTGCTAGGTGGTTTTGCGCCCATTATGTGGTTCTTTTTAATGGCAGAGTATCAAAAGCAACGGGTGTTAACGTTTTTAAACCCAGAGAGCGATCCACTCGGTTCGGGTTACCATATTATTCAGTCGAAAATTGCCATTGGCTCAGGTGGCGTAGATGGAAAAGGCTGGTTACAGGGCACCCAATCACAATTAGAGTTTTTACCCGAACGACATACCGACTTTATTTTCTCGGTTTTCAGTGAAGAATTTGGCCTTACTGGGGTTATTGTTCTGCTGGTTATTTACCTTTGCGTTATTTTACGTGGGCTTATTATTGCCAGTCGCGCTCAAGACGCCTACTCTAAATTACTGGCAGGCAGTATTACCTTAACCTTCTTTGTTTATGTGTTTGTAAACATGGGAATGGTATCTGGATTACTGCCTGTTGTAGGGGTGCCATTACCTTTAGTGAGTTATGGCGGCACTTCCATGGTGACATTAATGGCCGGCTTTGGCATGCTAATGTCTATTGCCACTCAAAAACGACTAATGTCTCGATAA
- a CDS encoding septal ring lytic transglycosylase RlpA family protein, whose translation MRTLLLILFASFILAACKSAPTGRYTQHQDTAPNHVAKVPETLDAVPKYEAYRMFNSRPYKVLGKHYTPLTSGKGFEEVGYASWYGQKFHGHLTSNGETYNMFAMSAAHKTLPLPSYVRVTNLDNNKQAIVRVNDRGPFHDNRIIDLSYAAAVKLGYHNKGTAKVKIEVIHFDPDNNVTVGVNPTVTYDEYIGIAPLPSAPIPSSEVAANAPVQSDNLPQTSMSLNGYFIQVAALSNQKKAESISNVLSALYQVPTHMPVVGNVYKLQLGPIEDEALAHELLEQLKQNGYPQAYKIKQTL comes from the coding sequence ATGCGCACACTACTGTTGATACTGTTTGCTTCATTCATACTCGCTGCGTGTAAATCAGCGCCTACTGGCCGCTATACTCAACATCAAGATACTGCCCCAAACCATGTGGCAAAAGTGCCTGAAACCTTAGATGCAGTCCCCAAGTATGAAGCATATAGAATGTTTAACAGCCGCCCTTATAAAGTGCTCGGTAAACATTATACGCCGCTTACATCTGGTAAAGGGTTTGAAGAAGTAGGTTACGCCAGTTGGTATGGTCAGAAGTTTCATGGCCATTTAACCTCAAACGGTGAAACTTACAATATGTTTGCCATGTCAGCAGCCCACAAAACGCTTCCGCTGCCTTCTTATGTGCGTGTGACTAATTTAGATAACAACAAACAAGCCATTGTTCGCGTGAATGATCGTGGCCCTTTTCACGATAATCGTATTATCGATTTGTCTTATGCTGCGGCAGTAAAATTGGGTTATCACAACAAAGGCACGGCAAAGGTTAAAATTGAAGTCATTCACTTCGACCCCGACAATAACGTTACGGTTGGCGTAAACCCAACGGTAACTTACGATGAATACATTGGCATTGCGCCTCTTCCCTCAGCGCCAATACCTTCATCAGAAGTGGCCGCGAATGCGCCTGTACAAAGCGACAACCTTCCACAAACGTCAATGTCATTAAACGGCTACTTTATTCAAGTGGCAGCACTATCGAATCAGAAAAAAGCCGAGTCTATTTCGAATGTACTGTCGGCGCTTTATCAGGTGCCGACACACATGCCAGTGGTAGGCAATGTGTATAAACTTCAACTTGGCCCTATTGAAGATGAAGCCCTTGCCCACGAATTGCTAGAACAACTTAAACAAAACGGCTACCCGCAAGCGTATAAGATAAAACAAACCTTATAG
- a CDS encoding D-alanyl-D-alanine carboxypeptidase family protein → MLRIIQRAKPSFLSFAFMLFSVLALSANAAVVTPPAPSVAAGGFLLTDFETGHVIASKNADMQLAPASLTKIMTIYVIGKELQAGNISLSDEVTISENAWAKKFPDSSKMFIEVGTQVTVSDLLRGIVVQSGNDACVAMAEHVAGSQAAFASMMNAHAQALGMTGSHFVNAHGLHDPDHYTTPRDMSLVSRALIAETPEMYKIYSEKEFTFNGIKQYNRNSLLWDKSLNVDGIKTGHTSDAGYSLITSASQGDMRLISVVMGTDSERARKVENKKLLKYGFRFYETLTPYKAGDSFVAHRIYMGDRETVDLGINQSTPITIPRGQAANLEANFELDKKLEAPLAKGQVVGTLFLQLEGEDVASYPLVTLQEVKEGSMLNRIKDYIMLQLGFDEA, encoded by the coding sequence ATGCTCAGAATAATTCAACGCGCTAAACCGTCTTTTCTCTCCTTCGCTTTTATGCTTTTCAGTGTGCTAGCACTGTCAGCTAATGCAGCAGTGGTTACTCCACCCGCTCCATCTGTAGCGGCGGGAGGCTTTCTTTTAACCGACTTTGAAACCGGACACGTAATCGCGTCGAAAAACGCAGACATGCAATTGGCACCTGCCAGCTTGACTAAAATCATGACCATTTATGTTATTGGTAAAGAACTGCAAGCCGGTAACATTAGCCTTTCTGACGAAGTAACCATTTCTGAAAATGCATGGGCCAAAAAATTCCCAGATTCTTCAAAAATGTTCATTGAAGTGGGTACACAAGTTACGGTAAGCGATTTATTACGCGGAATTGTAGTGCAATCAGGTAACGATGCTTGCGTAGCAATGGCCGAGCACGTTGCTGGTTCACAAGCCGCATTTGCCAGCATGATGAATGCCCACGCCCAAGCGCTTGGTATGACAGGCTCACACTTTGTGAATGCACACGGTCTTCACGACCCTGACCATTACACCACACCTCGTGATATGTCATTAGTGTCTCGTGCGCTTATTGCTGAAACCCCTGAAATGTATAAAATTTACAGCGAAAAAGAATTTACATTTAATGGCATCAAGCAATATAACCGTAACAGCCTATTATGGGACAAAAGCTTAAACGTTGATGGTATTAAAACTGGCCATACGTCAGACGCGGGTTACAGCCTTATTACTTCAGCATCACAAGGCGATATGCGCTTAATTTCTGTGGTTATGGGCACCGACAGTGAAAGAGCCCGTAAAGTAGAAAACAAAAAGCTACTTAAATATGGCTTCCGTTTTTATGAAACGCTAACGCCTTACAAAGCTGGCGATAGTTTTGTAGCACACCGCATTTATATGGGCGATAGAGAAACTGTAGACCTTGGAATTAACCAATCTACCCCCATTACCATTCCACGCGGCCAAGCGGCTAACTTGGAAGCCAATTTTGAACTAGATAAAAAACTAGAAGCGCCACTGGCTAAAGGCCAAGTTGTAGGCACACTTTTCCTTCAACTTGAAGGCGAAGATGTTGCTAGCTACCCCCTTGTCACTTTACAAGAAGTGAAAGAAGGCAGCATGCTAAACCGCATTAAAGATTACATTATGCTGCAACTGGGTTTCGACGAAGCGTAA
- the ybeD gene encoding DUF493 family protein YbeD, with product MDTRFDELLDFPTNQTFKVMGIAHDDLPNHVIECLQQHAPGDYSPAVKPSSKGNYHSVSVSVRVTSKEHMETIYTELAKLELVRVVL from the coding sequence ATGGATACCCGTTTCGATGAACTTCTAGATTTTCCAACAAATCAAACTTTTAAAGTAATGGGCATTGCCCATGACGATTTACCTAATCACGTAATTGAGTGCTTACAGCAGCACGCGCCAGGTGATTATTCACCTGCAGTGAAGCCAAGCAGTAAAGGTAATTACCATTCTGTATCGGTAAGTGTACGAGTGACCAGCAAAGAGCATATGGAAACTATTTACACTGAACTGGCTAAGTTAGAACTTGTAAGAGTCGTACTATAA
- the lipB gene encoding lipoyl(octanoyl) transferase LipB: MKAFTDERDDTTEDEIWLVEHDPVFTQGQAGKAEHILMPGDIPVVQVDRGGQVTYHGPGQQVIYLLINIRRRKLGVRHLVTAMEDAVVGLMAKYGVTAYPKPDAPGVYVDEKKVCSLGLRIRHGCSFHGLALNVNMDLSPFQRINPCGYAGMEMIDTASLNGPDSISVAGEVLTDLLLEALSITEKRHKEGFDE, from the coding sequence ATGAAAGCGTTCACGGATGAGCGTGACGATACGACTGAAGATGAAATTTGGCTGGTTGAGCACGACCCTGTATTCACACAAGGTCAAGCAGGCAAAGCTGAACACATCTTGATGCCCGGTGACATTCCCGTGGTACAAGTCGACAGAGGCGGTCAGGTAACCTACCACGGCCCAGGCCAGCAGGTTATTTATCTTCTTATTAATATTCGAAGACGCAAGCTAGGTGTACGTCACTTAGTGACTGCGATGGAAGACGCGGTAGTAGGCTTGATGGCTAAATACGGTGTTACCGCCTACCCTAAACCCGATGCACCTGGGGTTTATGTAGATGAGAAAAAAGTCTGCTCATTAGGGTTAAGAATTCGTCACGGTTGCTCATTTCATGGTTTGGCATTAAATGTTAATATGGACTTGTCACCGTTTCAGCGCATTAACCCATGTGGTTATGCAGGTATGGAAATGATTGATACCGCCAGTCTGAATGGCCCTGATTCGATAAGTGTTGCCGGTGAAGTTCTTACCGACTTACTACTTGAAGCGCTTTCCATTACGGAAAAACGACATAAAGAAGGTTTTGATGAGTAA
- the lipA gene encoding lipoyl synthase: MSNARPVAGVKLRDDEKVKHIPVTIIPTEKEEMLRKPSWIKIKLPRSTDKIDHIKKTLRKNKLHSVCEEASCPNLAECFNHGTATFMILGDICTRRCPFCDVAHGKPLPPSAEEPEKLAKTIAEMNLRYVVITSVDRDDLRDGGAQHFVDCINAIREHSPTTTIEVLVPDFRGRMDRALEIFKNGVPDVFNHNLETIPRLYRECRPGANYQWSLDLLKKFKAQHPDIKTKSGLMMGMGEENVEIEGVLRDLRAHDVDMLTLGQYLQPSRHHFPVKRYVHPDEFDALGAYAKDIGFTHAASGPMVRSSYHADQQAAGKEVK, from the coding sequence ATGAGTAACGCACGACCTGTAGCTGGAGTTAAACTCCGCGACGACGAAAAAGTAAAACACATTCCTGTCACCATTATTCCTACTGAAAAGGAAGAAATGCTGCGCAAGCCTTCGTGGATCAAAATTAAGCTGCCACGCAGCACAGATAAAATTGATCACATTAAGAAGACATTAAGAAAGAATAAACTGCATTCTGTGTGCGAAGAAGCCAGCTGCCCTAACTTAGCTGAGTGCTTCAACCATGGTACGGCAACCTTTATGATTCTGGGTGACATTTGCACCCGTCGTTGTCCGTTCTGTGATGTTGCCCACGGTAAACCGCTTCCGCCAAGCGCGGAAGAGCCAGAAAAGCTAGCGAAGACCATTGCTGAAATGAATCTTCGTTACGTGGTAATTACCTCGGTAGACCGCGATGATTTGCGTGACGGTGGTGCACAACATTTCGTTGATTGTATTAACGCTATTCGCGAGCACAGTCCGACTACCACTATTGAAGTGCTAGTACCAGATTTTCGTGGCCGTATGGATCGCGCATTAGAAATTTTCAAAAATGGTGTTCCTGATGTGTTTAATCACAACTTAGAAACCATTCCTCGCTTATATCGCGAGTGCCGCCCTGGTGCGAACTACCAGTGGTCACTAGACTTACTTAAGAAGTTTAAAGCTCAGCATCCTGATATTAAAACCAAATCAGGCTTGATGATGGGCATGGGCGAAGAAAACGTGGAAATTGAAGGCGTGCTTCGTGATTTACGTGCTCATGACGTGGACATGTTGACCCTTGGCCAATATTTGCAGCCAAGTCGCCATCACTTCCCTGTTAAGCGTTACGTTCATCCTGATGAATTTGATGCACTAGGCGCTTACGCCAAAGACATAGGCTTCACTCATGCAGCCAGTGGCCCTATGGTTCGCTCTAGTTACCATGCAGACCAACAGGCAGCAGGTAAAGAAGTAAAATAA
- a CDS encoding DUF885 domain-containing protein — MKTMKISLLSAAIVSSLLAVPALGHQQADTSVSTQLQSAVSDAKDITDVEAKKTEAEKLAALTLKYFNESLERNPIMATFYGVSDYNDKFNEPLSEAFIAKSKAHEQTYLEAINAIDASKLTGQDWISYHIFKSDREHAITGYQFGSQYMPINQMYGVHTFFPMLGSGQSAQPFATVKDYENFISRTKGYVEFIDSVILYMKKGIEEGVVLPTAITEKMVPQLSAHVVKKASESVFYGPVKQLEQNEDISDDEKARLAAAYEGMITEMVVPSYQKLHDFVVEEYLPHTRATVGYSDLPNGKAWYEYKIKDNTTLPLSADEVHEFGLSEVSRILDEMKAVKETVGFEGNLAAFFDHLRTDDKFYFESDEALIKAYTDVKTDIDARLPKLFSVFPKADYIVKAVEPYREASSAAASYMSPAPDGSRPGIFYINTRDLKAQPKFSLETLSIHEAAPGHHFQIAIQQEVEGLPLFRKFNGYTVFSEGWALYAESLGKELGMFTDPYMWYGRLNDEQLRAMRLVVDTGLHAKGWSREKAIAYMLENSSMAESDAVAEVERYISIPGQALAYKVGERHIRHLRNQATEALGDDFDIKAFHSNILTDGAMPMPILSDKMSMWIDEVKSKSQGE, encoded by the coding sequence ATGAAAACAATGAAGATAAGTTTACTTAGTGCTGCCATCGTAAGTAGCCTACTAGCTGTCCCAGCCTTAGGCCATCAGCAAGCCGATACGTCGGTTTCTACTCAATTGCAGTCTGCGGTTAGTGATGCCAAAGACATCACAGACGTTGAGGCAAAGAAAACAGAGGCAGAAAAATTAGCCGCCCTAACGCTTAAATATTTCAACGAGTCGTTAGAACGAAACCCTATAATGGCGACATTTTATGGCGTAAGCGATTACAACGATAAGTTTAACGAGCCTTTAAGCGAGGCATTTATTGCTAAATCAAAGGCGCATGAGCAAACTTATTTAGAAGCCATTAATGCTATTGATGCGTCTAAACTTACTGGGCAAGATTGGATCAGTTACCATATTTTCAAAAGTGACAGAGAACATGCCATTACCGGTTACCAGTTTGGTAGCCAGTACATGCCAATTAATCAAATGTATGGCGTGCATACTTTTTTCCCCATGCTGGGCTCTGGCCAATCTGCGCAGCCGTTCGCGACAGTTAAAGACTATGAAAACTTTATTTCACGTACTAAAGGCTACGTCGAATTTATCGATAGCGTAATTCTGTATATGAAAAAAGGGATTGAGGAAGGGGTAGTATTACCGACCGCTATCACCGAAAAAATGGTACCGCAATTAAGCGCTCATGTTGTGAAGAAAGCCTCTGAGAGTGTGTTCTACGGACCTGTAAAACAGCTCGAGCAAAATGAAGATATTAGCGATGATGAAAAAGCACGCTTAGCTGCTGCCTATGAAGGAATGATCACTGAAATGGTTGTACCTTCGTATCAAAAACTGCACGACTTCGTAGTAGAAGAATATTTGCCTCATACACGCGCTACGGTAGGGTATTCAGATTTACCAAATGGAAAGGCCTGGTACGAATACAAAATTAAAGACAACACTACCTTGCCGCTAAGTGCCGATGAAGTGCATGAGTTTGGGTTATCTGAAGTGTCGCGCATATTAGATGAAATGAAAGCGGTTAAAGAAACCGTAGGCTTTGAAGGCAACTTAGCGGCGTTCTTTGATCACCTTCGTACTGACGATAAGTTCTACTTTGAATCTGATGAAGCCCTCATAAAAGCCTATACCGATGTTAAAACGGATATAGACGCTCGGTTACCTAAACTTTTCAGCGTATTTCCTAAAGCCGATTATATTGTAAAAGCGGTAGAGCCGTATCGTGAAGCGTCCTCGGCCGCAGCCAGTTATATGTCTCCTGCACCAGATGGCAGCAGACCTGGTATTTTCTATATCAATACCCGTGACCTTAAAGCCCAACCTAAATTTAGTTTGGAAACCTTGAGTATTCATGAGGCTGCGCCTGGTCATCACTTCCAAATTGCTATTCAGCAAGAAGTGGAAGGCTTACCTTTGTTTAGAAAATTCAACGGCTATACCGTGTTTAGTGAAGGCTGGGCTTTGTATGCTGAAAGCTTAGGAAAAGAGCTAGGTATGTTTACCGACCCTTACATGTGGTACGGGCGCTTAAACGATGAACAGCTTCGTGCTATGCGTTTAGTGGTCGATACTGGGTTGCATGCCAAGGGCTGGAGCCGTGAGAAGGCTATTGCGTATATGCTTGAGAATTCTTCTATGGCTGAGTCTGATGCGGTTGCGGAAGTAGAGCGTTATATTTCTATTCCCGGTCAAGCGTTAGCGTATAAAGTGGGTGAGCGTCATATCAGACATTTGCGTAATCAAGCCACTGAAGCCTTAGGTGACGACTTCGATATCAAAGCGTTCCACAGCAATATTCTGACCGATGGGGCAATGCCAATGCCTATTTTAAGTGACAAAATGTCGATGTGGATAGACGAGGTAAAATCTAAAAGCCAAGGCGAGTAA
- the ansA gene encoding asparaginase, giving the protein MRKHIYIAYTGGTIGMKPSDHGYIPAAGFLGDTLNDMPEFHRSEMPLFTLHEYDNLIDSSDMDPSDWQRIADDIAENYDKYDGFIILHGTDTMAYTASALSFMLEDLIKPVIVTGSQIPLAELRSDGQVNLLNALYVAANFPIAEVGLFFNNRLLRGNRSRKVDADGFSAFDSPNFPPLLEAGINIRLKAGELATKSDKTLKVSSVTAQPIGMVSLYPGISSEVLKNTLQQPVNALILLSYGVGNAPQSPALIAQLEYARDRQIPVLNCTQCMRGRVNMGGYATGHGLQEAGVLSGSDMTPEAALAKLHYLLSKNLPFETIKAKLTQNLCGELSE; this is encoded by the coding sequence ATGCGTAAACATATCTATATTGCCTATACAGGTGGCACCATCGGCATGAAACCATCAGATCATGGTTATATTCCAGCCGCAGGCTTCCTTGGTGATACATTGAATGACATGCCGGAATTTCATCGCAGTGAAATGCCATTATTCACACTGCATGAATACGATAACCTGATTGATTCATCGGATATGGATCCCTCTGATTGGCAGCGCATTGCTGATGATATTGCAGAAAACTATGATAAATACGACGGTTTTATTATTCTGCATGGCACTGATACCATGGCCTACACTGCCTCAGCACTAAGCTTTATGCTGGAAGATTTAATCAAGCCTGTGATTGTAACAGGTTCGCAAATTCCTCTTGCAGAACTGCGATCTGACGGCCAAGTAAACCTGTTAAACGCGCTTTACGTTGCCGCTAATTTTCCTATTGCTGAAGTGGGCTTGTTTTTTAACAACCGCTTGTTACGGGGAAACCGTAGCCGTAAGGTGGATGCTGATGGATTTAGTGCCTTCGACTCACCTAACTTTCCACCGCTTCTTGAAGCGGGTATTAACATTCGCCTTAAAGCGGGTGAACTCGCGACTAAGTCGGATAAAACGCTTAAGGTTTCCAGTGTAACAGCGCAACCTATTGGCATGGTGAGTTTGTACCCTGGTATTTCATCCGAAGTCCTTAAAAACACGCTACAGCAACCTGTCAACGCACTCATATTATTAAGTTACGGCGTAGGTAACGCACCCCAAAGCCCTGCCCTTATTGCGCAACTAGAATATGCGCGAGACAGACAAATACCGGTGCTTAACTGCACACAGTGCATGCGCGGTCGCGTAAACATGGGCGGCTATGCCACCGGACATGGATTGCAAGAAGCCGGCGTATTGTCTGGCAGTGATATGACCCCAGAAGCAGCATTGGCAAAATTACATTACTTATTAAGTAAGAATTTACCGTTTGAAACCATCAAGGCCAAGCTTACCCAAAATCTTTGCGGCGAGCTTAGTGAATAG
- a CDS encoding DUF2797 domain-containing protein: MTTSYSGALRKMHTHADDNNTVNYQLPIGNHNVDINPVIGQKVSLGFTGDINCVHCNRKTKKSFSQGYCYPCLISLAQCDSCIIKPEKCHYHEGTCREPQWGEEHCFSEHFVYLANTGNVKVGITRHVTDGVSSRWMDQGATQATVMLRVTDRLTSGLVEMLCKEHIGDKTNWRTMLKSAPDQVDLLELKTTILSKIADGLAEIQQTKGIQAVSEADGEVHNIHYPVDTYPEKIKSINLDKTPEFEGVLTGIKGQYWMLDGDRVINIRKYAGYNVNLHVG, from the coding sequence ATGACCACATCTTATAGCGGTGCGCTGAGAAAAATGCACACTCATGCTGACGACAACAATACGGTTAACTACCAGCTTCCAATTGGAAACCACAACGTCGATATAAATCCGGTTATCGGACAAAAAGTTTCTCTGGGTTTTACGGGCGACATTAACTGCGTACATTGCAATAGAAAGACTAAGAAAAGTTTTAGCCAAGGCTATTGCTACCCTTGTCTAATTTCACTAGCCCAGTGCGATAGTTGTATTATCAAGCCTGAAAAATGTCACTACCATGAAGGGACATGCCGAGAACCCCAATGGGGCGAAGAGCACTGTTTTAGCGAGCACTTTGTGTACCTGGCTAATACCGGCAATGTAAAAGTGGGGATAACTCGCCACGTTACCGATGGCGTATCGTCACGCTGGATGGATCAGGGCGCTACCCAAGCCACCGTCATGTTACGCGTAACAGACAGGCTCACTAGCGGCCTAGTGGAAATGCTTTGCAAAGAACATATTGGCGATAAAACCAATTGGCGCACTATGCTGAAAAGTGCTCCAGATCAAGTTGATTTACTTGAGCTTAAAACCACTATATTGTCGAAAATTGCTGATGGCTTAGCAGAAATTCAGCAGACAAAAGGGATACAAGCGGTATCTGAAGCCGATGGTGAAGTGCATAACATTCATTACCCTGTTGATACTTATCCTGAAAAAATAAAATCGATTAACTTAGATAAGACGCCAGAATTTGAAGGAGTACTCACTGGAATTAAAGGGCAATATTGGATGCTAGATGGCGACCGTGTTATCAATATCCGTAAATACGCCGGCTACAATGTAAATCTGCATGTAGGATAA
- a CDS encoding NAD(P)H nitroreductase: protein MDALTLLLNRSSQPRLNAPAPSGDALENIMQAALRAPDHACLTPWRFIVCEGKGLDKLGSLYEQSAIDNDKSEKEIERAVQLPHRAPMIVVAIAKHVEHEKVPRVEQIASASCGVMAMQMAAVAQGFNGMWRTGSYAHCDTVKRGFDLSDDDEIVGFLYLGTPAFEPAAKPERDTSDYFEYWR, encoded by the coding sequence ATGGATGCACTTACGTTACTGCTTAACAGAAGCTCTCAACCTAGACTTAATGCACCTGCACCGTCAGGTGATGCGCTTGAAAATATCATGCAAGCTGCACTTCGTGCCCCCGATCATGCGTGTTTAACACCGTGGCGTTTTATTGTTTGTGAAGGGAAAGGCTTAGATAAACTAGGCAGCTTATACGAGCAATCAGCTATCGATAACGATAAATCTGAAAAAGAAATTGAGCGGGCAGTGCAGTTACCACATCGAGCGCCTATGATTGTGGTGGCCATTGCTAAACATGTTGAGCATGAAAAAGTGCCACGCGTAGAGCAAATTGCTTCAGCGTCTTGCGGGGTGATGGCAATGCAAATGGCTGCGGTAGCCCAGGGGTTCAATGGCATGTGGCGAACGGGGAGTTATGCTCATTGCGATACGGTAAAGCGTGGTTTTGATTTAAGCGATGACGACGAAATTGTTGGGTTTTTATATTTAGGTACGCCAGCGTTTGAACCAGCAGCAAAACCAGAGCGTGATACATCTGACTACTTCGAATACTGGCGCTAA
- a CDS encoding DoxX family protein, producing MIKQLYANLFKKLSVADGIPLLLLRLYLAPVMIQAGWNKASSFSSIVDWFGNEDYGLGLPFPLVLAFLATAAELIGGIFLLLGLLTRLVAIPLMVTMLVAIFTVHIDNGWLAIADASSWLADGTILMNDSVMAAPEKLSAAKSLLQTYGNYDWLTSSGSLVVLNNGIEFGATYFVMLLVLFFYGGGRYVSIDYFFRPKLQDNGFR from the coding sequence ATGATAAAGCAATTATACGCAAACCTCTTTAAAAAACTCAGTGTGGCAGATGGTATTCCATTACTGCTATTAAGGCTTTATTTAGCCCCTGTAATGATTCAGGCTGGTTGGAACAAAGCCAGTAGCTTTTCGAGCATCGTTGACTGGTTCGGGAATGAAGACTACGGACTGGGACTACCCTTTCCATTAGTGCTTGCCTTTTTGGCCACGGCAGCTGAATTGATAGGCGGTATTTTCTTATTATTAGGCTTGCTAACAAGATTAGTGGCGATACCGTTAATGGTAACCATGTTAGTGGCCATATTTACGGTACACATCGACAATGGGTGGTTGGCCATTGCTGATGCATCTTCTTGGTTAGCCGATGGCACTATTTTGATGAACGACAGTGTGATGGCTGCTCCAGAGAAACTTAGTGCTGCAAAATCTCTACTGCAAACCTATGGAAACTACGATTGGCTTACTTCCAGTGGCAGTTTGGTGGTGCTAAACAACGGTATTGAATTCGGTGCTACCTATTTCGTCATGTTACTGGTGCTATTTTTCTATGGTGGTGGTCGCTATGTAAGTATTGATTATTTCTTTCGCCCTAAATTACAAGATAACGGCTTTAGGTAA